Proteins encoded in a region of the Nitrospirota bacterium genome:
- a CDS encoding LPP20 family lipoprotein — protein MQSRIAFVPLYCSLVAITCFWQSGMTAAESGNGSPAVSHHAEQSFQQLQQAERSSTTNRQAGSRGSVSERDGQYSEEQYLIGKGQGDLNKGKMVCQRVSELSARTDLAKQIRVMVKEHMVDRVRDRTGRETEQDIELTREEIVQEYLQGVKIVDRQIDEEGKICSATAVMPKSQVQPKPAPDRQESTPTVLR, from the coding sequence GTGCAGAGCAGAATAGCCTTCGTCCCACTCTATTGTAGCCTGGTGGCCATCACCTGCTTCTGGCAATCCGGCATGACAGCGGCTGAGTCAGGCAACGGATCGCCCGCGGTCAGCCACCATGCCGAGCAGTCATTCCAACAACTCCAACAGGCAGAACGAAGCAGTACAACGAACCGGCAAGCGGGCAGCAGGGGCAGCGTCTCAGAACGCGATGGCCAGTACTCCGAAGAACAGTACCTCATCGGAAAAGGCCAGGGAGATCTCAATAAAGGCAAGATGGTCTGCCAACGGGTATCGGAACTGTCGGCGCGGACCGATCTTGCGAAACAAATTCGCGTGATGGTCAAGGAGCACATGGTCGACCGGGTGCGCGACCGGACCGGCAGGGAAACCGAGCAGGACATCGAACTCACCAGGGAAGAAATCGTCCAGGAATATCTCCAAGGCGTCAAGATCGTGGACCGCCAGATCGACGAAGAGGGCAAGATCTGCAGCGCAACCGCCGTCATGCCCAAGAGCCAGGTTCAGCCCAAGCCTGCACCAGACCGCCAGGAATCCACCCCGACAGTCCTTCGCTAA
- a CDS encoding type II toxin-antitoxin system RelE/ParE family toxin: protein MTRLEWTEPAVADLENIQDYIARDSAEYADALIERLILSVDQLESFPESGRRVPESSDPKVRELLVEGYRVMYRVKKGTVQILAVTHGARDLAGMKPKPWAKR from the coding sequence ATAACCCGCCTTGAGTGGACCGAGCCCGCCGTCGCCGACCTCGAAAATATCCAAGACTACATCGCGAGAGACTCCGCCGAGTATGCGGATGCTCTGATCGAACGGCTCATTCTGTCCGTCGATCAGCTCGAGTCGTTTCCTGAAAGCGGTCGGCGGGTGCCGGAATCTTCAGATCCAAAGGTTCGGGAGCTACTCGTCGAAGGATATCGCGTGATGTATCGGGTGAAGAAGGGGACGGTTCAAATTCTCGCGGTGACTCATGGCGCGCGGGATCTCGCCGGCATGAAGCCCAAGCCGTGGGCCAAGCGATGA